A genomic window from Photobacterium gaetbulicola Gung47 includes:
- a CDS encoding serine transporter (COG0814) — protein sequence MNTQTETLTGAAEHLPAHIKAGMTESEWKQAIKFDSVDIGWVVMSIGMAIGAGIVFLPVQVGIMGIWVFLLSSVIGYPAMYLFQKLFINTLAESKECTDYPAIISGYLGKNWGIALGVLYFIMLVIWVLVYSLAVTNDSSSYLHSFGITEGYLNENVFYGLGLICVLSFIGSKGEKLLFKLSGFMAVTVLSLVAVMGLLLVARWDFSNIPAVGEFLPMFKDAIITLPFTLTSILFIQSLSPMVISYRSHEKSIEVARYKATRAMKVAFSILFVIVFFFAISFTFAISQEQAMDAMNKNVSALAIIAHYYSGSWATVAGIVINIFAVVTSFFGVFLAFREACKGLAMNLLLRKYKEEEINKEWVNKGVITFIILLAWSAIALNAPILSFTSICSPVFGLVGCLIPAYLVYKVPSLHKYKGAATYMIIATGILLCISPILAFI from the coding sequence ATGAACACGCAAACAGAAACCCTTACCGGTGCCGCCGAACATCTCCCTGCGCATATAAAAGCAGGTATGACCGAATCGGAGTGGAAGCAAGCCATCAAATTCGACAGTGTGGATATCGGGTGGGTCGTCATGAGTATCGGCATGGCCATCGGGGCAGGTATCGTATTCTTGCCCGTCCAAGTCGGTATCATGGGCATTTGGGTATTTCTCCTCTCTTCTGTCATTGGCTATCCTGCCATGTACTTGTTCCAAAAACTCTTTATCAATACCCTGGCTGAATCAAAAGAATGTACCGATTACCCGGCAATCATTTCCGGCTACCTAGGAAAGAACTGGGGCATCGCCCTCGGTGTACTCTACTTCATCATGTTGGTGATTTGGGTACTGGTCTATTCGCTGGCCGTTACTAACGACAGCTCTTCCTACCTCCACTCTTTCGGAATAACAGAAGGCTACCTGAATGAAAATGTCTTCTACGGTCTGGGCTTGATCTGCGTGCTGTCGTTCATTGGCAGCAAAGGTGAGAAGCTGCTGTTTAAACTGTCCGGCTTCATGGCTGTCACCGTACTATCGCTGGTTGCCGTGATGGGATTGCTACTGGTCGCTCGTTGGGATTTCAGCAATATCCCCGCCGTTGGCGAGTTCCTGCCAATGTTCAAAGATGCCATCATTACATTGCCGTTTACCCTGACCTCAATCCTGTTTATCCAGTCACTGAGCCCAATGGTGATTTCATACCGCTCTCATGAGAAATCAATTGAAGTAGCGCGCTACAAAGCCACCCGCGCCATGAAGGTCGCCTTCAGCATTCTGTTCGTGATTGTATTCTTCTTCGCTATCTCGTTTACCTTCGCCATCAGCCAAGAGCAAGCCATGGATGCGATGAACAAGAACGTGTCTGCACTTGCTATTATCGCTCATTACTATTCAGGCAGCTGGGCGACAGTGGCAGGTATCGTGATAAACATCTTTGCTGTTGTCACATCATTCTTCGGGGTGTTTCTTGCTTTCCGCGAAGCGTGTAAAGGTTTGGCAATGAACCTCTTGCTTCGCAAGTACAAGGAAGAAGAGATCAACAAGGAATGGGTAAACAAAGGCGTCATCACCTTCATTATCCTGCTAGCATGGTCTGCGATTGCCCTGAATGCCCCCATTCTGTCTTTCACTTCCATCTGTAGCCCCGTATTCGGCTTGGTTGGATGCTTGATCCCAGCATACCTTGTGTACAAAGTACCCTCACTGCATAAGTATAAGGGGGCTGCGACATACATGATCATCGCAACGGGCATCCTACTGTGTATCTCGCCTATCCTGGCCTTCATCTGA
- a CDS encoding putative prolyl aminopeptidase (COG0596) — MQTSFIDGDVLYRQHTFEVPLDYSQPNAQTISVFAREVVDLGRQDDALPWLVYFQGGPGFASPRPDCRSGWLKRALKQYRVLLLDQRGTGNSTVISHQTLAHLSASEQADYLSLFRADNIVRDAETIRVKLGVKQWATLGQSFGGFCSLTYLSFFPQSLSRAYITGGVPSLIRHADEVYQATYQRVQDKNVAFFVQFPSAQAQCQKIADHLLDNDVRLPNGQRFTVEQFQMIGINLGRSSANVPMYYLLEEAFVEANGKETLSYGFLNAMLAEQSYQTNPIYAILHESIYCQHTASNWSAHRVRDSFPQFNYHKGETFYFTGEMVYPWMFEQFKCLQPLQDAANLLAERTDWNDLYDVKALANNTVPVACAVYAEDMYVEMQYSLETLKEIPNSKAWITNEYEHNGLRADGERILDRLIQLADSVANLP, encoded by the coding sequence GTGCAAACCTCTTTCATTGATGGTGATGTTCTCTACCGTCAGCATACCTTCGAAGTCCCGCTTGATTACAGCCAACCGAATGCTCAGACGATCTCGGTCTTTGCCCGTGAAGTTGTCGACCTTGGCCGTCAAGACGATGCTCTTCCATGGTTAGTTTATTTCCAGGGGGGGCCAGGATTTGCTTCACCTCGCCCAGACTGCCGCTCTGGTTGGCTCAAGCGGGCGCTAAAACAGTATCGCGTTCTACTGCTGGACCAACGCGGTACCGGCAACAGCACAGTGATCAGCCATCAAACACTGGCACACCTGTCAGCTTCCGAGCAAGCTGACTACCTGAGTCTTTTCCGCGCTGACAATATTGTCCGTGATGCAGAAACCATCAGGGTAAAACTTGGAGTAAAGCAATGGGCAACGCTAGGCCAAAGCTTCGGTGGCTTTTGCTCGCTGACATACCTCTCTTTCTTCCCGCAGAGTTTAAGCCGCGCCTATATTACCGGCGGTGTCCCTTCGCTGATCCGCCACGCCGATGAGGTTTACCAGGCGACCTATCAACGGGTACAAGACAAGAACGTTGCCTTCTTTGTCCAGTTCCCGTCTGCTCAGGCACAATGCCAAAAGATTGCCGATCACCTGCTGGATAACGACGTTCGCTTGCCTAACGGTCAGCGCTTTACTGTCGAGCAGTTCCAGATGATAGGGATCAACCTTGGCCGCAGTAGTGCCAATGTGCCTATGTACTACCTACTCGAAGAAGCCTTTGTCGAGGCTAACGGCAAGGAAACCCTCAGCTATGGCTTCCTCAACGCTATGCTGGCCGAGCAAAGCTACCAAACCAACCCTATCTATGCGATTTTGCATGAATCCATTTACTGCCAGCACACAGCTTCTAATTGGTCGGCACACAGGGTACGCGATAGCTTCCCACAATTTAATTACCACAAAGGCGAGACCTTCTACTTTACCGGAGAGATGGTCTATCCGTGGATGTTTGAGCAATTCAAATGCCTGCAGCCACTGCAGGATGCTGCCAACTTGCTTGCCGAACGGACTGACTGGAATGATTTATATGATGTGAAAGCACTGGCAAACAACACTGTACCGGTCGCCTGCGCGGTCTATGCCGAGGATATGTATGTCGAGATGCAGTACTCGCTGGAAACGCTTAAAGAGATCCCTAACAGCAAAGCGTGGATCACCAACGAGTATGAGCATAACGGCCTGCGTGCCGACGGTGAGCGCATTCTCGACAGGCTGATCCAATTAGCAGATAGCGTGGCGAATTTGCCGTAA
- a CDS encoding translation initiation inhibitor (COG0251): MTQTINTVNAPAAVGPYVQGKHFGNMLITSGQLPLNPETNTMPEDVAAQAKQSLANVEAIVNEAGMTKADIVKATVFVKDLNDFATVNEVYAAFFGENCPARSCVEVARLPLDAKVEIEVIAVKG, translated from the coding sequence ATGACTCAAACAATCAATACCGTGAATGCCCCAGCGGCTGTTGGCCCATATGTACAAGGTAAGCACTTCGGCAATATGCTGATCACCTCGGGCCAACTTCCTTTGAATCCAGAAACAAACACCATGCCAGAAGATGTAGCAGCACAGGCTAAACAGTCACTGGCCAATGTGGAAGCCATTGTGAATGAAGCCGGAATGACTAAAGCAGATATCGTGAAGGCGACTGTGTTTGTCAAGGATTTGAACGATTTTGCAACGGTCAATGAAGTTTACGCGGCATTTTTTGGTGAAAACTGCCCAGCCCGTAGTTGTGTGGAAGTGGCTCGCCTGCCACTTGATGCGAAAGTAGAAATTGAAGTGATCGCTGTGAAGGGGTAA
- a CDS encoding putative chitinase (COG3979) has translation MLKKNTLVALIGCAMTASSFAMTIEPDPNTPGGYLVLRADVLAAEQAKTADPMYDIWAKALTTLPNDKVEAILPGLASNPANVIRAEKVFPETEWHYLTQMAAPEYTYTRFLRAIGKFPAFCGDYTDGRDADAICKKSIITAFAHFAQETGGHIAVDNTWDNPLGLEEWQQALVHVREMGWSEGQPGYTTGCGQNDWQNKKWPCAENQGYFGRGAKQLSYHFNYGAFSEVMFDGDATVLLNNPGLVADSWLNLASAIWFFMTPQAPKPAMLHVIDRTWVPSQREIDAGIGYGFGTTINIINGGIECGEHNADKGQPVNRIRYWEGLSNHYQIEVPADEKNTCWQQTPYASLNLQGATDVLYTNWDGDWTYHADRPGGVSFECKLVGYQTAYSALVEGDYELCVSNFYESHANWPAVKIVDQLDPVDPPEPPVDGDFPAWDVTKVYLTGDKVSYKGANYEAKWWSQGNEPTQGDPWKQI, from the coding sequence ATGTTGAAAAAGAACACTCTCGTTGCCCTGATAGGCTGCGCGATGACCGCCAGCAGCTTTGCTATGACTATCGAGCCAGATCCGAATACCCCAGGAGGCTATCTTGTCTTGCGTGCCGATGTACTGGCCGCAGAGCAAGCTAAAACGGCTGATCCCATGTATGACATCTGGGCCAAGGCTCTGACTACCCTGCCCAATGACAAGGTGGAGGCCATCCTACCGGGCTTGGCTTCGAACCCGGCCAACGTGATCCGCGCCGAGAAAGTTTTTCCGGAAACTGAGTGGCACTACCTCACCCAGATGGCTGCCCCAGAATACACCTATACCCGATTCCTTCGAGCTATCGGTAAATTTCCAGCATTCTGTGGTGATTACACCGACGGGCGCGACGCCGACGCCATCTGCAAGAAGTCCATCATAACGGCATTCGCCCACTTTGCTCAGGAGACCGGCGGGCATATCGCCGTCGATAATACCTGGGATAACCCGCTCGGGCTGGAAGAATGGCAGCAAGCACTCGTGCATGTCCGCGAAATGGGATGGTCGGAAGGGCAACCAGGCTATACCACCGGCTGTGGCCAGAATGACTGGCAAAATAAAAAATGGCCATGCGCCGAGAACCAAGGTTACTTTGGCCGCGGTGCCAAGCAGTTGTCCTATCACTTCAACTATGGTGCCTTCTCTGAAGTCATGTTCGACGGCGATGCGACCGTACTACTCAATAACCCCGGCCTCGTCGCAGACTCCTGGCTTAACTTGGCTTCTGCCATCTGGTTCTTCATGACGCCCCAGGCCCCTAAGCCTGCCATGCTCCATGTGATCGACCGGACATGGGTGCCTTCGCAGCGCGAGATCGATGCTGGCATCGGCTATGGATTTGGTACCACCATCAACATCATCAATGGCGGAATAGAATGTGGCGAGCATAATGCTGATAAGGGGCAGCCGGTAAACCGCATCCGTTACTGGGAAGGGCTATCCAACCACTATCAAATCGAAGTCCCCGCCGATGAGAAAAACACCTGCTGGCAACAAACTCCGTATGCCAGCTTGAACCTTCAAGGAGCAACCGATGTCCTTTATACCAACTGGGACGGTGACTGGACTTATCATGCCGACCGCCCTGGTGGCGTATCGTTCGAGTGTAAGCTGGTAGGCTACCAGACGGCTTACTCTGCTTTGGTTGAAGGGGACTACGAACTGTGCGTCTCCAACTTCTATGAGTCACACGCTAACTGGCCAGCAGTGAAGATTGTAGATCAACTGGACCCCGTTGATCCGCCGGAGCCACCTGTCGATGGCGACTTCCCTGCCTGGGATGTCACCAAAGTCTATCTGACCGGCGACAAAGTCAGCTACAAAGGCGCTAACTATGAAGCGAAATGGTGGTCACAGGGCAACGAGCCGACCCAAGGTGATCCTTGGAAGCAGATTTAA
- a CDS encoding hypothetical protein (COG0697), which produces MPTDLRPVLFMLISTLSLSLNGLMGKLLTDSFSIEVLGFLRFFLPATIMLLMLKASGWVVPNKHNSRPIIIRALCVVGSQLCFLATLNNLTLVESVVLFSTGPLFIPVLEKLMYRTPIQGITLMCLTMTFCGVLLQAGNPAGIELRPELLVGLAAGGFNALSQVTLFKGAKSDLPPAALNGWCFMLAAFIILPVATIKVFSAGSLLVASNPFDSNTLMVLLATLAISIVSTQMFRAKAYKLAFSGSQLAPLIFTNLLFALIWQVSFFDETLSINKVAGISLIALATAINTFAPKWLQQHRAAAH; this is translated from the coding sequence ATGCCCACAGACCTCAGGCCTGTTCTTTTCATGCTGATCTCTACTTTGAGTCTGTCGCTCAATGGCCTAATGGGAAAATTACTGACTGACAGTTTCAGCATCGAAGTGCTCGGTTTCCTGAGATTCTTCCTTCCCGCTACAATCATGCTCTTGATGCTTAAAGCATCCGGCTGGGTTGTTCCTAATAAACACAATAGCCGTCCCATTATCATTCGTGCTCTGTGCGTAGTCGGTAGCCAGCTCTGTTTTCTGGCAACGTTGAACAATTTGACCTTGGTTGAAAGTGTGGTGCTATTCAGTACCGGGCCATTATTTATTCCAGTGTTAGAAAAACTGATGTATCGCACGCCTATTCAGGGTATCACTTTAATGTGTCTGACAATGACATTTTGCGGTGTACTGCTTCAGGCCGGAAATCCAGCAGGAATAGAATTACGGCCTGAGCTGCTCGTTGGCCTGGCTGCCGGTGGGTTCAATGCCCTCTCTCAAGTAACCTTGTTCAAGGGAGCTAAATCGGATTTGCCACCAGCGGCCCTTAATGGATGGTGCTTTATGCTGGCAGCATTCATCATACTCCCTGTCGCCACTATCAAGGTTTTCTCCGCTGGTAGCCTGCTGGTTGCCTCCAACCCTTTTGACAGCAATACGCTGATGGTACTACTCGCAACACTGGCAATTAGCATAGTCAGTACCCAAATGTTTCGCGCCAAAGCCTATAAGCTGGCCTTCTCTGGCTCCCAGTTGGCACCTCTGATTTTCACCAATTTGTTGTTTGCACTCATTTGGCAAGTGAGCTTTTTTGATGAAACCCTCAGCATAAATAAGGTGGCAGGAATTAGCCTCATCGCTCTGGCGACGGCCATCAATACCTTTGCCCCCAAATGGCTCCAGCAACACCGAGCAGCCGCTCACTAG
- a CDS encoding bile acid:sodium symporter (COG0385) yields the protein MIEQVINYFRKEWFLTGMLIAVALAAVMPSVGQSGGVLHLDKVTAVGIAVIFFLHGIGLSPQAIRAGITNWKLHIFVQSATFVAYPLLWLIFGNIFHALMPAALAFGFCYLFVLPSTISSSVAMTSAAKGNVPGAIFNASLSSVLGVLITPLLIQWFMGMDGVEMDVVDTVVSISSMLLLPMIVGQLLRPVLLRFLEKRKAVINKIDKWVILLIVFNAFSDSVKDGIWTDFAFSTLAMTLLAATLILLVVVHSMQWIARKAGFSREDEIAAVFCGTKKTLAAGVPMAKVIFGANPMLGMMLLPIMFYHQIQIFYCAILANRYAKASDEVQAASQPAKVR from the coding sequence GTGATTGAACAAGTAATAAATTACTTTAGAAAAGAATGGTTTCTAACGGGAATGCTGATTGCGGTGGCGCTCGCTGCAGTGATGCCCTCGGTCGGGCAGTCGGGTGGAGTACTCCATTTGGATAAAGTGACCGCCGTGGGGATTGCCGTTATCTTTTTCCTCCATGGTATTGGCCTGTCGCCGCAGGCGATCAGGGCGGGTATCACCAACTGGAAGCTGCATATCTTCGTTCAGAGCGCAACCTTTGTCGCTTACCCTCTGCTCTGGCTGATTTTCGGCAATATCTTCCATGCCTTGATGCCGGCGGCGCTGGCCTTTGGCTTTTGCTACCTGTTTGTCCTGCCGAGCACGATTTCTTCCTCGGTTGCCATGACCAGCGCCGCGAAAGGCAATGTCCCGGGGGCAATCTTCAACGCATCTTTGTCCAGTGTGCTGGGGGTATTGATCACGCCGTTATTGATCCAGTGGTTTATGGGGATGGATGGGGTCGAGATGGACGTTGTTGATACCGTGGTATCGATTTCGTCCATGCTGCTGCTGCCAATGATTGTCGGCCAGTTGCTGCGCCCGGTACTGCTTCGCTTCTTGGAAAAGCGCAAGGCAGTCATCAACAAAATCGACAAGTGGGTGATCCTGCTTATCGTTTTCAACGCCTTCAGCGATTCAGTCAAGGACGGTATCTGGACAGATTTTGCCTTTAGTACTTTGGCCATGACGCTGTTAGCAGCCACGTTAATCTTGTTGGTGGTGGTGCATAGCATGCAGTGGATTGCCCGCAAGGCCGGTTTTAGCCGGGAAGATGAAATTGCCGCTGTGTTTTGTGGTACCAAGAAAACCTTGGCAGCCGGGGTGCCGATGGCGAAAGTGATTTTTGGTGCCAACCCTATGCTGGGTATGATGCTGCTGCCGATTATGTTCTACCACCAAATCCAGATCTTCTACTGTGCCATTCTGGCTAATCGCTACGCCAAGGCCAGTGATGAAGTGCAGGCGGCTTCTCAACCAGCTAAAGTGAGATAA
- a CDS encoding putative glycine cleavage operon activator (COG0583) has protein sequence MRKLVPLKSIYAFVAVAETGSMTEAAELLSVSHSAVSQAIKALEAQLDVSLFRRVGRRVELNSVGRKYYRKVAPALAQIVEASEAIARKPQGNRITLNMVNSLALHWWIPRVPDFNVYAPHIDIRISNIIHAFDLEREGVDVALLHGTTDEWQDYYCEKLGDDELIMVCSPHLLEGNQQATPQQLLAEYPAIFATNPRRQNDWQVWCEHHQLVVPSQQKNLTFSASVQAVQATIRRLGVLITHKQFVRDDIKHNMLVQVGEPVLNPHQEFYFVCLPEKLREESVLTLRNWFRTQFGAA, from the coding sequence ATGAGAAAGCTGGTTCCCCTAAAATCAATTTATGCATTTGTCGCTGTCGCAGAAACCGGCAGTATGACGGAAGCTGCCGAGTTATTGAGTGTTAGTCATTCAGCCGTTAGCCAAGCGATAAAGGCTTTGGAAGCTCAGCTTGATGTAAGTTTGTTCCGTCGGGTCGGGCGGCGGGTAGAGCTCAACTCGGTGGGGCGCAAGTATTACCGCAAAGTCGCACCAGCCTTGGCTCAGATTGTCGAAGCCAGTGAGGCGATTGCCCGTAAGCCACAAGGTAATCGTATTACCTTGAATATGGTCAACTCCCTGGCGCTGCATTGGTGGATCCCCCGCGTTCCTGACTTCAACGTATACGCTCCGCATATTGATATCCGTATTTCCAACATCATCCATGCCTTTGACTTGGAGAGGGAGGGGGTTGATGTGGCTTTGCTCCACGGCACGACCGATGAGTGGCAGGACTATTACTGTGAAAAGCTGGGTGACGATGAACTCATTATGGTGTGCAGCCCGCACCTGTTGGAAGGAAACCAACAGGCAACGCCCCAACAGCTATTGGCGGAATACCCGGCTATTTTTGCGACCAATCCACGTCGGCAAAATGACTGGCAAGTGTGGTGTGAACACCATCAGTTAGTGGTGCCAAGCCAACAGAAAAACTTAACCTTTAGCGCTTCGGTGCAAGCGGTACAGGCAACAATAAGAAGGTTAGGGGTCTTGATCACCCACAAACAGTTCGTGCGGGATGACATCAAGCACAATATGCTGGTACAGGTTGGCGAACCGGTATTGAACCCTCATCAGGAATTCTATTTTGTCTGTTTGCCGGAAAAGCTCAGAGAAGAGAGTGTGCTTACTTTGAGAAACTGGTTTCGAACGCAATTTGGGGCGGCCTAA
- a CDS encoding maltose O-acetyltransferase (COG0110), with the protein MALTEKQKMISGEMYQAWDEELVADRQKAKKLCFALNQTCPTDKDARQALINELLGKETDAWIESPFNCDYGYNLKVGKGFYANHGCTILDCAPINIGDNCLLAPGVVIATAGHPLDPVERASGEEFAKAITIGSDVWIGANVTVCPGVTIGDNVVVGAGSVVTKDLPANTVCVGSPAKPIRTLAINDKKAELIE; encoded by the coding sequence ATGGCGTTAACAGAAAAACAGAAGATGATCTCTGGTGAGATGTACCAAGCGTGGGATGAAGAGCTTGTCGCAGACCGCCAAAAAGCAAAGAAGCTTTGCTTCGCGCTGAACCAAACATGCCCTACAGATAAAGACGCTCGCCAGGCGTTAATTAATGAGCTGTTGGGCAAGGAGACCGATGCATGGATAGAGTCGCCGTTTAACTGTGACTATGGCTACAACCTCAAAGTGGGGAAGGGCTTTTATGCCAACCATGGGTGTACCATTTTGGACTGCGCGCCGATTAACATTGGTGACAACTGCTTGTTGGCGCCTGGGGTGGTGATTGCGACGGCTGGTCACCCGCTTGACCCGGTCGAGCGAGCTTCTGGCGAGGAGTTTGCCAAGGCGATCACTATCGGTAGTGATGTATGGATTGGGGCCAATGTGACCGTTTGTCCGGGCGTTACCATTGGCGATAACGTGGTTGTCGGTGCCGGGAGTGTGGTAACGAAAGATCTGCCTGCGAATACCGTATGTGTCGGCTCACCGGCAAAGCCGATTCGTACCCTAGCTATCAACGACAAAAAAGCAGAGCTGATTGAGTGA